Part of the Aquila chrysaetos chrysaetos chromosome Z, bAquChr1.4, whole genome shotgun sequence genome is shown below.
ATATTATAACAGTTATTTTGAGTCAACCTGCATTAAATTGAATACTGTGACCCTCCCTAAAGCCCAGGCACAAAGGCAACAGCATCAGGCAACACCAACCCCTGGCACCCAGATAGTGAAGAAGGCAAGGAAGACAAAAGCATGACCTTCTGCTTTGGAGAGTAAGGGCATGTCCCATGGGATAGTGGGATGCCTCTCCCTGAAAAAGGTGCTTTACTCAGGAGTGCTTGCACTGCCCTGTATAAAGTGTGGCATGGATTATTTTCAAGTTCTGCTGCCTCCCCATCTtgctaaaagaagaaataagtttACAGAATTAAGGcagaaagggggaggggggagaaaatgaTTGTTGACTGTGAAGCACAACATATGCTAGCATGAGGCTGAACAGCTTTCCATGCAACATATTCTAGCCAAGCTATTAGTAACACCTGATACACCCATGGTTCCCCATCAGTTACCTGCCAGCAATGAGCAATTGACTCAATATATCAATTATGttcctttcccatctccttccctcccaccaaTTAAGCATCTGTTAATCATGAGAAATAATCCTGTTCTTGGAAGATATTGGACGAACCATGagtttttgtaataaaatggaATATTATTGTAAATAATCATTAAGGTGTCCTGAAATAAGGTGGAGCCATATCGTTACCCCAGGGATTTTAAGCACTGCTATTTAGCAAAATTCCTGGGCAAAAGTAAGCTGGTCAGGTCTGCCGGCTGATGCATACAGGTAATGTTTGTCAGAAACACCAGCAGCAAGACAGACTTGGTCAGATCAGGACTTCTCTGGTCCCAGGTCCATTAAGGCCCAGACCAGCTGCCTTGAAAGCAGCCACTTCCACAGGCAGGACTAGCTGTGCAGAAACCAGTCCCCACAGATGTTAGCCTGCCTTCAGAAGCCTCCCAGCAGCGGTTCCACCAATGGCCCAGACAATATCCTCTTCCAATACACTTTAGCAAGTTTCTTCTAATCTAAGTCTCGTGTGCGGCAATTCAAGCTCCCTGCTACTTCCTCCAGTCATACCTAATTCAGAGAACAGCACCCCCTTTTAACATATTTAGAGACTCATGTCTTCTTCAGTCTACCCTATAGGCAAAATACCAGTCTCTCCAATCTCTCCTTCTGGAAGTATTTTCTAGAGTTTTCAACATTCTTGTGCCTTTTACCTAGTATTAGAATAAATGAAGAGAGACAGGATATTTAGATGTCCTCATACAGGGCCATACAGTACCAATAAGAGTAGATCACACAATTACGAATTTTCTTTAAGAGGACTCTTTTTGTTCTCCCTCACCCAGCCACACCCTTTGATTTAATCCACTCAACAGAGCAGCCCTAACACTTGCCATGAAAGCTGCAATACAAGTACCCATGGCAAGATCTGAGATTACATAGGCACAAAGGAAATGTGTCTATGATAGACTTTTATGTGGATGCTGAAATGGCAAACATCTTACAGAAGGCAATGTGGTACAGAGCACGGGCATACAAAGAGAATGAATCCAAATTGTAGTATAGGAAACTCAACTCTAACCTCCTGCTTGCCTCATTTTGcagtattaattatttattacttgGATTGACTTCTTACTCCCTGAATGAACAAAATCCCCAGTTTACAGAAAGCACCTCTACTTAACCACAGTGTCTAATGATGCGCTGTCCACATGGGAACAGCACCTGCAGTCCTATCTCTGCCCTAAATATCTGCAGTTCCTGAGCTGAGGGGATCATAGATAGAATGAAATTTAGCAGGTGAAATGAAATTCTCCCCCAGGTCAAAACCTCAGTGCCCACAACAGGGAAGAAGGCAACACACTAGGATGTTACATCTCAAAGAAACAGGGATAATGAGACTTACTGCTCTGTCTCCTTGGAACAAATGCCCACGTGGCTTCCAGTATTGATGACTAACAGGCAGTTGCCTGTTTGGTTGGCAGCTGGAAGTAGAAAACCTACCCACAATTTCAACTGTACAATGGACCTTCTAAAACAGCCATCTACTCTGGTAGCCTTGGCTGAGGAACTCTCAAGTGTCTCACTGAGCTTCCTACAGCAAGCACGGAGGCATCAGATGGAAGGCCAAGTGTGTACCCATCAAATTTTAAACCTGATTTAATAGCTTTTTACCAAATATGTAATTACATGTTTTTCCATAAACACTGGAGCCATATACCAAAGCAGGCTACAGAGTTCAGTTCTGGGTCCAGAACACTAGACCCAACTTGGTTCTGGACTTCCCAGCTAAGACTTGTTGGACATTTCTTAGCAGGATGGATCATGTTGTCCTGATGCCCAGGGGCCTTTCATGGCATGAATCAGGAAAAGCACAGGATTGCAGCACAGGTCAGTCACATCCAGTTCTTCCCTGCCCCACCCCAACCTTCATCCTTCCTGTAAACCTACAGAGACTATTTGCTGTTTCCTTCAATTTACTTCACTAACTAGATTCTGACCCACCTGCTTTATGCTTTTGTTTGCCTGGAAGATTGATGTGTGAAGGTGCTAATTAATCATCTGTATTGGTTTATCATCCTGAAAGCTTAGTGCCCATGGATCTGAAGGTACTGGTCAGACTGCTCAGGGAAAAGACATCTAATATACAATATACTTTTGGGACTAAgatctttgaaattttttaatcCTTATAATGGCAATAATGAAGATGAAAACCATGTTATCTCTGAACATCCTGTCCACAGACACCAAGATAAAAATCGATCAAGACTGCAGAAGAGCTACCACCAACTTTAgcccagggagggaggaaaagggggaatAAAACAATTTCCCACCCAGAAAATGAATACAATTAATCAAGACAATCTCTTACTTCAATAGCAATTTATTATCATTAAAAGTAATAACAAGTAGGCTTAAATCCTTTTGTCTTAAAAATCTAGTGTAACACAGAGGTCACTGCTACAGTTCTATGAAACCTATGGCAAAATTGTATCCCCAAATCACACTGTTCTGCCTCATCCTCATAGACATCAATGGTGTGGGAcacaaaacaacacagaaacagaTCACTCTATACAGCACTTGTCATGATGATCATTAGGCCTCAAGATGCTACAAGTTATTCTGTAAGACCTATTAAGTACAACTTTAGTTTTCCCCTTTGTTCCCCTGGAACAATCAAatatttcacacattttttgGTGATGTCAGAATCTTTaaagagctgtattttttccctgtatctCTTGTTTGCTGctaaagttttcctttttttcttttcccccgTTAGTGACACAGCTGCCCCATTCCAGGagacaaaacagcagcaacGTTTGCAGTCGCTCTCCACGCAGCATCACGTCTTTCCTACACATTCTGAAGCCAATGCTTAGCTCTAGCACTTTCCTTTAACACTGCTGCCAGAACAACTTGGCAGCACACAGTTCAGGAACACTACCTGCTCATGTATCAATCTCCAGCTTCTTGGGAGCTGTAGAGCTTAAAGTAAGCTCAAGCTAAGTACCCAAGATAGCTAATTTACAGGTAGTTCAGATTTGTGTAAAGGAGCAGCAACCAGACGCTGCATGACCGATGCATCTTCACGTTACAGCTGTACAAAAAGGCCTAAGCAAGTCATAATACTGTTCATCAGTGGCTTGCAGGaccaaaaaaaagtctccatAAGCAAGTACGCTTATTGGTGGAAAGGAAGGATCGTCGTAATTCTGTCAAGCATTTAATGTGTTGAATTTAAGCTTACAATGATGTTACTCAATATTCAAAAGTAAGCAGAAGCCTCTGAGTGAAACCCTTCTGGCTAGCAGAAATGtaatgaaggaagaaacagaacacaAGTAAGCTTTATATAGCTACTCAGATGTGGCTTGTCATGATTTCAGGTATACAAGAAGGTCTGTTCTTCAGGACCAAACCCCCTAGATGGATACTTCTGCATGAATTTCACAGTAGCATATGGAATTGGGGagctcagagaaaacaaatcagtAAGCAGCTTCATGTACATCTATATCCACTCTGGATTTAGAGAGTCATGGGAAAAAGTATAAACACAATCATAAGATAAACATATGGAGGAGGTACTAGATCAACAGATTCTATGAACAGACTCCAGTTGTTCTACAACAGCAGTTCACACTCTTCTCTAAGCAGATCCACAAGTTAAGCTCCAGGAGAAAAGGGGGTGTTAAATTTActcaattaaaaatactttttttgagTTTGCTCTCAGGTGGAtctcttgggaaaaaaaacccaaaaccaaaacaatgctTACAGCCAAACTGCAAAATCCTGTCTTACCTAACATCCTAAACAACTATCTTGCTTTGTAAATGTACCTAACAGTTTATGAATATCCCACGCTTACTCAGTAATACCTTAATGACTTTTAACTGAGGTAGCCACTAAACCATCACAATACATTAGCAATGCCAACACAAAGGGAAAAGCTCAACTAAGATGCTCAAGAACAGTTAGTTTGCCAAAACCAATAGCATCTGCTtccaaaaatgtaattttctgtcttgctctcctcttcccacctTTCACTTCCTGTTTCTCCTCTTGCCCATCTGTAACAAAGAGCAACACGGAAAAATTTCGCTTTCCAGTTCATTTGTAAAATGTctttggattttcaaaagcaaattttcaaatgaagaatCAGTGAATTTACTCttaaatgaatgtattttaaaacactgacacTGAAGGACAATCTCTGACCCCAGCCACTGACACGTCAGATGCCAGCTCTATCATCTTCCTGCACTTGCCTAGCTGCTAGAAGTTGTGGAAAGACACCTGCATGGGCAAAACACAGAAGCTGTGAAAAGGTCCCTTTCATTGTAAGTCTCATCCCATATATGTAAACACTCAAAGAATCACCTGTCTAATCACTGTCTTTCAAGTACtcaggaatttaaaataaaatggtaattaTCATTCCTCTAGCTAAAAAGTACATAGATCTGTCATACCCTTGACCTTTCTAGTGGcattcatttcttaaaatgaaaatattttcaaattacttctgTAGCTATGATAGCCTATATTcaaatttaacataaaaaaagatCAACTTTAAGGATAATTAATACCCTggtattttggaaaacatttccaggatttttttgtggTCCCTTATCACAGATCTTTTTCAAGGTAATCCAGAACCCCCTCTACCCACATCCAAATcaaccaaccaaacaagaaaatccCAACTGAAAATCAAATACTCCAATATCTAAGTTGCTTAATACTTGTATTGCAGAATGTACATTCAGGTAAAGTTCTGTAATGTAAACATCcagttctgatttcttttcttcaaccACTACCTAAAATTTGAGGGGTCTCTCCATTGGCTAAATGCTTTAATGAAACTAAAGGAATGCAAACTCTCACTTCAGATACATTGCATTGACCCCAAGTAGCATAAAACCCCTGCTTCCAAGATACATACCCACCAAATAAACAAGCCTGAAGAGAAAAACCACGCTCCTGTTTAAAAAGAGAGCGCTAACCAGACTGGCATGCATAATACTGGTTTCTCTACCTAGACCAGATACTGTGTGTATATtcccaaatataaaaataaaattgtacgAATTGCATGCAACCGTACATAGTGCAGTTCAAGTAATACTGAGGTGTTCTCCTTGGTTTTGTGAAGCATGTGGACAACAGCAAACTGCAGGGTGATAATTGTAATGTGATCCTTGGGtttcttcttccacagaaacacacaaaactacttttatttaaaaaaactctaGCCCACAACAGGGAGACATTAAACAATTTAGCCATGATAACTGTACTGTGAAgaatttctgaatttccttATGCATGTCTAGATTACCCAACCAGATTTTTTGTTAGAAGTCCTTTAATAGAACTCTTTTTTCACAAACCACACACcaaaaaaggtgttttctgctttgattaCATACAGTTGTTCATCAGGTGGAAGTAGATGAAGGTAGTTTTTTACATTATAAAACTAACCTCATCCTTATGAAGCATATGTAATATACAAATTAAAGATTCCAGTTAAGCATCACCGTATAGTAACCCTTCATATTTGTGTAAGATGACCAGCTATGAAATTGTAACTACTGAAACTGTACACAGGTGCCTTGCTATATCATACTTATGTTGTagctttctttctaaaacataCCACAACTGCCTCTGCATTTGGGTCATTTTCGTCCATTTCATCTATTCAGCCGCTGTGTTACCACTTCTCGGTACATGATAGAGATATATatcagtagaagaaaaatgacaaagaaatcaTCCAAGAACCCCAGAATTCCAAAGAGGGCCTCAGGAAGAAAATCCAGAGGTGAAGCCAGGTAGAGCAAGGCTCCAAGCAAGCAGAGGAATATTCTGATGCGAAACATCCAGAAGAGGCCCCCAACAGAAAACATCTCCCTGAAAGCATGCCGCAATAAAGTGGGCAGATCCATAATTCTTTCCATAATCtatgaagaaagaaaccaaaagttaatgttttgctttagcAACAGGCCCATGCTAAATGGGTCTTTTTTCAGTCTAAAGTTTCTATTACTACATTAGAGTTTTGGAATCTGTTAGTTtataagaattaaaacaaaaaacagtaaGACAAGACTTCCTGGATTTAGTTTAGCTGGGTAAAAAGTCAGATTTAGAATACATATGTTTTCAAGAAACAGTCAAACTTTGTTATTCTGTACTGTAAAACATACAATTAACTCACTGCAAAATACACTGGCatatattaagaaagaaaagcagtgactACTGGagtaaaacaaataattgaGAAAGTGAGAAACAGCAAACAAGTTAACTGGAGTGAAATATTGATCAGAATAGAAGACAGCTAGgactgcaaggaaaaaacaataGGTAAAGTAGAATTGGTTGCAGAAACACAACACCCCCTCCCCTGGCATATAACCAGTGATTCATACAAGTTTCTGAAGGATGGATCAAGCTTCAAAGTAAATTAAAGAACCTTTAAATGAATCCACCCCTGgctcctttccatttttctacTATGATTCTGTCATCTTAGTGAGGGACTGCTCAGTAGAAaatattcaggtttttgttGTGAGGTGTAGGGAGGGattaactttgaaatttttttcatactggTTCCTCTTCTACTGTAGACAGTTTCTACACAGAGCCATGACACTAAAATGAGTTATTGCCAAGGCTGAAAAAGCTCTCTAGAAAGGAATTTTGTATGTGGTTAAGGCAACAGACCATGTACAAATCAAAGGCAATTTATCTAGTCCGATTAGGGCTTTAATGCAGACGTCTGGCATGACCTCAAACAGGTTATTGGGGACTAGACACAGAGCCCACAGAGAGGTCTAATGGAGCCTGAAAGGTAGTTTCAACCTATTCTGGATCAAAACATAACTGTTTGGTGGttcagaacatgaaaaaaaaaaaaaaatcccgtcTCACACCTCTTTTGTCTCTTTGGACTGTAAATTTTTCTCACTAATGTTTTGTTGCTACATCCAAATCCAATGAACAGATGACGACAGGCAAGGAAGTTGCtagtatgcatgtgtgtgcatttcACATTGCGACCAGAACATGCACATAGAAGACAGGCTCATAAGGCTGACTTCCTAAAGTTTGTAGAACTTCAACCATCTCTCTTAGCTATTTAtcaaaaaaattcctgtttttttcactcagagagcagaagaaagacTAATATaatctaggaagaaaattaaaaaattaagacagcATATAGTTTGAAATCTGAGGAAGAAAGGCACAGAGTAGAACTTCAGATTCTTCTAATCAATGTAGAGAGATCAATCAAGTGAATATTCTTCCCTGCAGGTCATGTACTTCATTAAGTATTTTTACTGACTAAATATTAATCCTTTCAAATTAACAAgtcataattaaaaaagagcTTAACACATGAATAGGGAACTCAAGACTTATCAGCAGTTCTCACTCACaacaaaaatgcaagttttcatacttttccacaaattacaaataaatattttcaaggtcATGGGTTGGCCCTAACTATATGAACACGAATTTCCTAAGGAAAACTTGCATAGTCCCTAAGGATCACGAAGAGAAAATTCATATCCcaggggattaaaaaaaaaaaaggaccacCCCCCCAAATGCTGTTAATCTCCCCTAAAATCATGGGCTTCCATCCATATTTACCCAAAACTTACAGATCTGGGCTGTCCTGAGAATCTCCGATTGTAATCATTAACATCTTGAAATACTTGGGTTGCATCCTGCTGATCTTCACCAAAGAGTGGTAAAAACAATGTTACCTAGGCACAGCAAGATTTTGTTACATGTGCAACTGCCTTTTAAATGCAGGCACTGTGAATGAGAATGAATGCATAACCATGGAAGCAGTACCACCCAATTTTCCTGTTACTCAGAGGAAGGTAGAAGAATATCTATGTAAGGAGAGACACtaaaaaatcacttattttccccttttccatcttcctcacctttattttttgtgtatCTCTCCTCACTGGCTACACTCTAAACCTAGACATTCTTGCTCTAGTCatatccatttttctttccttcttctgtgtTCTTACAGTCATTTGTCTTGCTCATACACATAATCAAAGCAGGATATAACGTATGGGCAAGGGCATGAAGCATGTTATATAATTCATCAGAAGTCACTAGCTCTGTAGTTTGTGCACTGTTAAATTAAAGATATACTTTTGTTAAAACATACACTATAAGACTCAGAGATCTTAAGTGTTAATGAGTTGCAGTGACATATTTCAAACTGACAATGTAAGTAAAGTTGCGTAGGAAGTAAGTTAATGCTTGCTCTACAAAGCTCAAATTAATAATACATACAAACTAAAAATAGggacaaaataagaaattgtcatgggtgggtttttttggcagagagagaaggaagggagagggttCTTCTCAGAAACCAGTAATATACTGCCTACTGGCAGTCTTCCACAACAGCCAGGTCTTTCGGATGCAAGTTCTGGTGAAGAAGTTATATAATAtcccaaagaaaaagcatgaagaatCATAGTTAAGGTCttacaattttctgtttttatatacTCTACAGAAAAATGGCTGAGTTATCAGTGCTGTTCACTTAAATTTGAGTTGCAGGAacaatctgtattttctgagcCATTtggcaaagcaaaatgttaaaaaaacctacatgTCCACCATCTATGTCTCACATATCCAtattctttcagcttctcagaCTTCTTCTGTCAGTCTCACTATTGCAGTTCACATGTAAGTGCTTTTTTAGTAAGCTATACTAGATAGCCAAACTATCAGGTCCATGATTACTTAAAATATTACCGTTTGTCTGCAGATTGGACAACGGATGGCACCAAGCCATGAGCCATACCTCCAGTAGGCAATAATGCAGGAACCTGATGAAGGTAAGTTACACACGTTTAAACTTCTGAGCTGAAACACCCACTGCATGAGGTAAAATGTTACACACcaatgaaaacaacagaagtgTATGAGCAGTTAGGTTAAACCTATCTGTTCTGGTGTAATTCTGTATACAGCATTCACTAAAGATACCAAGAACCACCGTGTTTGAATTCAAAGCTATTAATGATAAAAATCCTGAATAGGTTCAACTGCATGATTAATTTTAAGGTATTATTtcctgaaaagacagaaaacttctTAATCATTAACTGAAgaagcaaataattaaaaattttaccagtttaaaattcagaagtcaCAAAAATGTCAAGAGATgtaaaatttcttctaaaaaccTGGCTTTATTCTCCGAGTTTCAACAGATGAaggaatatataaaaatctgagtactttaactgtttttcaaatttgtaaatatttttgttcaaacGACTAGGCATGGTATGCACTAAACGCTCCATAAAACTAGATGAATGCAGTGAAAAAATCCTACTGGAAACCTTGAGGAGAGGAAGCAAAATGCTACACAGGGcgtttatatataaaattgaaCAGCtgagcacaaaaaaaaagggaaacacttTAAGCATTGTGAACTTAGTCTTAATTCTTCAGgacttccaagaaaaaaacccgCCACTCTGAGATAAAGATAACACCAAGCAGAATTTTTTACTCCTTCTAAaccagtttttttttaaatggtacatttccaagtgtttttcagcctcttccattttttactAACTGGAAATAAATTATACTCTCTGTccttgacattttaaaattaaccaCAGTTTCAATCCTGATagcatagaaaaaaatgcagcacacTCTCAAAGTGACtgtttatttacaaatgtattttctcaactattt
Proteins encoded:
- the RNF170 gene encoding E3 ubiquitin-protein ligase RNF170 isoform X1, whose amino-acid sequence is MASHQAEVQSLKVDNDSVIEGISDQVLVAVVLSFTFIAALVYTLLRNEHQNIHPENQELVRALRQQLQTEQDVSAGDRHRFYTDMSCPVCLQQATFPIETNCGHLFCGSCIIAYWRYGSWLGAIRCPICRQTVTLFLPLFGEDQQDATQVFQDVNDYNRRFSGQPRSIMERIMDLPTLLRHAFREMFSVGGLFWMFRIRIFLCLLGALLYLASPLDFLPEALFGILGFLDDFFVIFLLLIYISIMYREVVTQRLNR
- the RNF170 gene encoding E3 ubiquitin-protein ligase RNF170 isoform X2, giving the protein MSCPVCLQQATFPIETNCGHLFCGSCIIAYWRYGSWLGAIRCPICRQTVTLFLPLFGEDQQDATQVFQDVNDYNRRFSGQPRSIMERIMDLPTLLRHAFREMFSVGGLFWMFRIRIFLCLLGALLYLASPLDFLPEALFGILGFLDDFFVIFLLLIYISIMYREVVTQRLNR